The genome window ATATAGGATTGCTTGAAAGGGGATTACGCAGTCCTTCATTAGACACATTATCTAAAATTGCTACCTTTTTCAAAATACCATTAGCATCTCTTTTAGTAGATGAAGGGATGGTTAAAAATATAGAAGTAAAAAGTGAGGAGTTATTTGAGATAATTAAAGATAAATCAACTCAAGAGATTGAAGTGCTTATAAAGATTGGAAGGATTATTTTTCCCTAACCGTTCAGGTAATCCTTTACCGCAGAGACGCAGAGGAACAGAGAGAAAGTGGTGTGGTAATCGGGTAATCGGTAATCAGGTAATAATACTATGACTGATAACCGATAACTATAATTTCACTTTTTCCTTATTGAATCGTAAGATTAGCAGAGGATACAGAGGTTGTAAATCGGGGGATACTTCCTCCATAAAAGATATAAATCTTACCTTTATTAGCATCAGCAGTAGGTACACTTATTATCAAATCATTCTTATTATTGTCACTTTCCTTATTATGATTGGCTATGGTAACATTTTCACCTACTCTATCCTCTTCTTTTAGACCTTCAATAACCGTATCTGCAAAATAAAGTGACTTGTTTCCGGTAATATTCCCGCCATAAAATATACAGATTTTGCCTTTATTGAAATTAGCAGAAGGGACACCAATAATTAAGTCATCCATTTTATCTCCATTTAGGTCACCTATG of bacterium contains these proteins:
- a CDS encoding helix-turn-helix transcriptional regulator, with the protein product MESINKLVGRRIRKLRLEHDLTQDELAEQLNLHNSYIGLLERGLRSPSLDTLSKIATFFKIPLASLLVDEGMVKNIEVKSEELFEIIKDKSTQEIEVLIKIGRIIFP
- a CDS encoding integrin alpha — translated: MYLKKSDRKNIISFIAVSLCWLYTGCAGIPITPIEHNDQEMKYERLGEHIIKAHLDGYAKDDLIIRVPSYNSNRGKIYIFYGRNLESKGCITSPLWADATIEGENEQDRVGEFVFIGDLNGDKMDDLIIGVPSANFNKGKICIFYGGNITGNKSLYFADTVIEGLKEEDRVGENVTIANHNKESDNNKNDLIISVPTADANKGKIYIFYGGSIPRFTTSVSSANLTIQ